The proteins below are encoded in one region of Tolumonas auensis DSM 9187:
- the dnaQ gene encoding DNA polymerase III subunit epsilon codes for MNPMQTNRYVILDTETTGMNQSGGPVYIGHRIIEIGCVEVINRRLTGNHYHVYIKPDRLVDEEAIRVHGITDAFLADKPPFAAIAQEFRDFIRGAELVIHNASFDVGFIDHEFNKLGWTERVKDICRVTDSLALARGQFPGKRNSLDALCTRFGIDNSHRTLHGALLDAEILADVYLLMTGGQTRLELHNTVNDNNSASSASAQQLKMIQRNGSLKVLSASADELAAHEKRLDLVAKKGGCCLWRSEQE; via the coding sequence ATGAACCCAATGCAAACGAATCGCTACGTAATTCTCGATACCGAAACCACGGGTATGAACCAGAGTGGTGGCCCGGTCTATATCGGTCACCGCATCATTGAAATTGGTTGTGTGGAGGTGATTAACCGTCGTTTAACCGGAAATCATTATCATGTCTATATCAAGCCGGATCGTTTGGTTGATGAAGAGGCGATCCGGGTTCATGGTATTACCGATGCTTTTCTGGCCGATAAACCACCGTTTGCTGCGATTGCGCAAGAATTCCGGGATTTTATTCGTGGTGCGGAATTAGTCATTCATAACGCGTCGTTCGACGTTGGCTTTATCGATCATGAATTTAATAAGCTAGGCTGGACGGAGCGGGTTAAAGACATCTGCCGGGTAACGGATTCGCTGGCATTGGCGCGGGGACAATTCCCTGGCAAACGTAACAGTCTGGATGCGTTGTGTACTCGTTTTGGTATCGATAACTCGCACCGTACTTTGCACGGCGCATTATTGGACGCCGAAATTCTGGCCGATGTCTATTTATTGATGACGGGTGGCCAGACGCGACTGGAGTTACACAACACGGTCAATGATAATAATTCAGCGTCATCCGCGTCAGCACAACAGCTGAAGATGATACAGCGTAACGGCTCATTAAAAGTTTTGAGCGCATCAGCTGATGAGTTGGCGGCTCATGAAAAAAGATTGGATCTGGTGGCGAAGAAAGGCGGTTGTTGCCTGTGGCGATCAGAACAAGAATAG
- the lpcA gene encoding D-sedoheptulose 7-phosphate isomerase → MYQELIKQELVTAQQALADFIADAENINAIERAATLIAASLRDGGKVMSCGNGGSHCDAMHFAEELTGRYREDRPGYAGIAISDPSHLSCVSNDYGYQYVFSRYLEAVGRPGDVMLGISTSGNSQNIITAIESAKAKGIKVVVLTGKDGGKMAGLADVEIRVPYFGYADRIQEIHIKVIHILIMLIEKELAV, encoded by the coding sequence ATGTATCAGGAATTGATCAAGCAGGAACTGGTAACCGCTCAGCAAGCACTGGCTGATTTTATCGCTGACGCGGAAAATATTAATGCCATTGAACGGGCTGCAACGTTGATCGCCGCATCACTGCGCGATGGTGGCAAAGTAATGTCATGTGGTAATGGCGGTTCTCATTGTGATGCCATGCACTTTGCGGAAGAGCTGACCGGTCGTTACCGTGAAGATCGTCCGGGATATGCCGGTATTGCCATCTCGGATCCAAGTCATTTGTCCTGCGTCTCTAATGATTATGGCTATCAATACGTGTTCTCTCGTTATCTGGAGGCTGTTGGTCGTCCGGGGGATGTGATGCTGGGGATTTCAACCAGCGGTAATTCTCAAAACATTATTACTGCGATTGAATCAGCAAAAGCGAAAGGGATCAAAGTTGTCGTTTTGACCGGTAAAGATGGCGGGAAAATGGCTGGTCTGGCCGATGTTGAAATCCGGGTTCCTTATTTTGGCTATGCCGATCGTATTCAGGAAATTCATATTAAAGTTATCCATATTTTGATCATGCTGATTGAAAAAGAGTTGGCGGTCTGA
- a CDS encoding class II glutamine amidotransferase, with translation MCELLGMSANVPTDICFSFSGLVQRGGRTGPHVDGWGITFYEGKGCRTFKDPVACAQSQIAKLVQEYPIKSCAVVSHIRQANRGSVALENTHPFTRELWGRYWTFAHNGQLTNYESLDCGRFEPVGQTDSERSFCWLLNQLEKQFPVFPATPEKLFRFLATLCNQLMALGVFNMLLSDGEYLITYCTTNLHSITRRAPFGQAKLIDDDVTIDFQQETTPDDVVTIIATQPLTNNECWLKMARGELNVFHLGEKMLTIETEKNQGA, from the coding sequence GTGTGCGAATTACTGGGTATGAGTGCGAATGTTCCCACCGATATCTGCTTTAGTTTTAGCGGGTTAGTGCAACGTGGTGGGCGTACAGGCCCTCATGTTGATGGCTGGGGTATCACTTTCTATGAAGGGAAGGGGTGTCGTACCTTTAAAGATCCCGTGGCGTGCGCTCAGTCTCAAATAGCCAAGCTGGTTCAGGAATACCCGATCAAAAGTTGTGCGGTAGTGAGCCATATCCGGCAGGCAAACCGTGGCAGTGTAGCTCTGGAAAACACGCATCCGTTTACGCGTGAACTGTGGGGACGTTACTGGACCTTTGCACATAATGGTCAGCTGACGAATTATGAATCGCTGGATTGTGGCAGATTTGAACCCGTTGGCCAGACCGACAGTGAAAGGTCATTTTGCTGGTTGTTAAATCAGCTGGAGAAACAATTTCCGGTATTTCCTGCGACGCCGGAAAAGTTATTCCGCTTTTTGGCAACATTATGTAATCAGCTGATGGCGCTGGGTGTGTTCAATATGCTGTTGTCTGATGGTGAATATCTGATCACTTACTGCACAACAAATCTGCATAGCATTACACGCAGAGCGCCGTTTGGTCAGGCGAAGCTGATCGATGATGACGTTACGATTGATTTTCAGCAGGAAACAACGCCGGATGATGTGGTAACTATCATTGCAACGCAACCACTGACGAACAATGAATGCTGGCTGAAAATGGCCAGGGGGGAATTGAATGTTTTCCACCTTGGTGAAAAGATGCTGACTATTGAGACGGAAAAAAATCAGGGAGCTTAA
- the purN gene encoding phosphoribosylglycinamide formyltransferase, translating to MNLVVLISGTGSNLQAVIDACKSGKIHGRVAAVVSNRADAYGLKRAQAADIHTAVISHQDHPDRAQYDAALIAEIDRHQPDLLIMAGFMRILTPAFVNHYAGRMLNIHPSLLPKYQGLHTHQRALDAGDSEHGASVHFVTEELDGGPVILQAKVPVFADDTVEELAQRVHVQEHQIYPLVINWFCQQRLVMKEGKAWLDGECLPVSGYASDDDGVEQPAE from the coding sequence ATGAATCTGGTTGTTCTGATTTCCGGAACCGGTAGTAACCTGCAGGCAGTCATTGATGCCTGCAAGTCTGGCAAAATACACGGCCGGGTTGCTGCAGTCGTCAGTAACCGGGCTGATGCCTACGGTTTAAAACGGGCGCAGGCTGCTGATATTCATACAGCGGTGATATCTCATCAGGATCATCCTGATCGGGCGCAATACGATGCAGCATTGATAGCTGAAATTGATCGTCATCAGCCAGATCTGCTCATCATGGCCGGATTTATGCGCATCCTGACACCTGCATTTGTGAACCACTATGCCGGCCGGATGCTAAACATCCATCCATCTTTACTGCCTAAATATCAGGGGTTACATACTCATCAGCGTGCACTTGATGCTGGTGACAGTGAACATGGTGCCAGTGTGCATTTTGTGACGGAAGAACTGGATGGCGGTCCGGTAATTCTGCAGGCAAAAGTTCCGGTTTTTGCAGATGATACTGTCGAAGAACTGGCACAACGTGTACATGTGCAGGAACATCAGATCTATCCGTTAGTGATCAACTGGTTCTGTCAGCAACGCTTAGTCATGAAAGAAGGTAAAGCCTGGCTGGATGGCGAATGTCTTCCGGTCTCTGGTTATGCCAGCGATGACGATGGCGTAGAACAACCAGCAGAATAA
- the purM gene encoding phosphoribosylformylglycinamidine cyclo-ligase produces MTDKTSLSYKDAGVDIDAGNALVERIKGVAKRTRRPEVMGGLGGFGALCRIPAGYREPILVSGTDGVGTKLRLAIDLKKHDTVGIDLVAMCVNDLIVQGAEPLFFLDYYATGKLDVDTAAAVVTGIGAGCEQSNCALVGGETAEMPGMYEGEDYDMAGFCVGVVEASEIIDGSKVAAGDALIALASSGPHSNGFSLIRKILEVSKADVQQPLGDSTLANALLAPTRIYVKPVLKLLKNCEVHALSHITGGGFWENIPRVLPENTKAVIDGSSWQWPEVFNWLQKSGNVETYEMYRTFNCGVGMIIALPQAQVDAALALLKAEGENAWLIGQIEQAAAGEKQVEIN; encoded by the coding sequence GTGACTGACAAGACTTCACTGAGCTACAAGGACGCTGGCGTTGATATCGATGCAGGTAATGCCCTGGTTGAGCGTATCAAAGGCGTTGCCAAACGCACCCGCCGTCCTGAAGTAATGGGCGGACTGGGTGGTTTTGGTGCTCTGTGCCGCATTCCGGCTGGCTATCGCGAACCTATTCTGGTTTCAGGTACTGATGGCGTCGGCACCAAACTGCGTCTGGCGATCGATCTGAAAAAACACGATACCGTTGGTATCGATCTGGTTGCAATGTGTGTGAACGATCTGATCGTTCAAGGTGCAGAACCGCTGTTCTTTTTAGATTACTACGCAACCGGTAAACTGGACGTAGATACAGCCGCGGCAGTAGTTACTGGTATTGGTGCTGGTTGTGAACAATCCAACTGTGCATTGGTCGGCGGTGAAACTGCTGAAATGCCTGGTATGTACGAAGGCGAAGACTACGACATGGCAGGTTTCTGCGTAGGCGTGGTTGAAGCTTCAGAAATCATCGACGGTTCTAAAGTAGCTGCAGGCGATGCGCTGATTGCTCTGGCCTCTTCTGGTCCGCACTCTAACGGTTTCTCTTTGATCCGTAAGATTCTGGAAGTGAGCAAAGCTGACGTACAACAACCGCTGGGCGATTCTACTCTGGCTAACGCGCTGCTGGCTCCGACCCGCATCTATGTTAAGCCAGTACTGAAACTGCTGAAAAACTGTGAAGTTCATGCATTGTCTCACATCACTGGCGGCGGTTTCTGGGAAAACATCCCGCGTGTACTGCCAGAAAACACCAAAGCAGTGATCGACGGTTCCAGCTGGCAATGGCCAGAAGTGTTCAACTGGCTGCAGAAGAGCGGCAACGTTGAAACTTACGAAATGTACCGTACCTTCAACTGTGGCGTTGGCATGATCATCGCGCTGCCACAGGCACAGGTTGATGCTGCTCTGGCATTACTGAAAGCCGAAGGCGAAAACGCATGGCTGATCGGTCAGATCGAACAAGCAGCTGCCGGTGAAAAACAGGTAGAAATCAACTAA
- the upp gene encoding uracil phosphoribosyltransferase, with translation MKVIEVKHPLVKHKLGLMREADISTKRFRELAKEVGSLLTYEATSDFETEKVTIDGWNGPVEVDQIKGKKVTVVPILRAGLGMMDGVLEHMPSARVSVVGIYRDEETLQPVPYFQKIVSNIDERLALIVDPMLATGGSMIATIDLLKQKGCKQIKVIVLVAAPEGLAALQAAHDDVEVYCASIDQGLNEKGYIIPGLGDAGDKIFGTK, from the coding sequence ATGAAAGTCATCGAGGTGAAACACCCGCTGGTGAAGCATAAACTGGGTCTGATGCGCGAAGCTGACATCAGCACCAAGCGGTTTCGTGAGTTAGCCAAAGAAGTGGGCAGCCTGCTGACATATGAAGCGACCTCTGATTTTGAAACTGAAAAGGTAACCATTGATGGTTGGAATGGTCCGGTTGAAGTGGATCAGATCAAAGGGAAGAAGGTCACTGTAGTACCAATCCTGCGTGCCGGTTTGGGCATGATGGATGGGGTGCTGGAACATATGCCAAGTGCTCGTGTCAGTGTGGTGGGGATTTACCGTGATGAAGAAACCCTGCAACCAGTACCGTATTTCCAGAAAATTGTCAGCAATATTGATGAGCGTCTGGCTCTGATTGTTGATCCTATGCTGGCGACCGGCGGTTCAATGATTGCAACTATTGATCTGCTGAAGCAAAAAGGCTGCAAACAGATCAAGGTGATTGTACTGGTTGCTGCGCCGGAAGGTCTGGCGGCACTGCAGGCGGCGCATGATGATGTGGAAGTGTATTGCGCATCCATCGATCAGGGACTGAATGAAAAAGGTTATATCATTCCTGGTCTGGGTGATGCCGGTGACAAGATTTTCGGTACTAAATAA
- the hda gene encoding DnaA inactivator Hda: MLQSTQLSLAVQLPDDETFASFYPGSNAQLITTLKNAAIGEGVPLIYFWGCRGSGRSHLLHATCAEINGNGESAVYIPLDRHDQYSPDILEGMERMPLLCLDNLDAVAGSRVWEESLFNLFNRWKETSRGSLIMSASTAPRKLGLCLPDLASRLDWGVSFQLHELDDEGKLGALQLRAALRGFKLPVDVGRFLLNRLSRDMRMLLQTLDTLDSASLHAQRKLTIPFIKEVLEL, encoded by the coding sequence ATGCTGCAATCAACCCAACTTTCTCTGGCCGTACAACTTCCTGATGATGAAACATTCGCCAGTTTTTATCCTGGTAGCAATGCTCAGCTAATTACCACGCTGAAAAATGCAGCGATCGGGGAAGGGGTGCCACTGATTTATTTTTGGGGATGTCGCGGATCCGGTCGTTCTCATCTGCTGCATGCGACATGTGCAGAAATTAATGGTAACGGTGAATCAGCGGTTTATATCCCGCTTGATCGTCATGATCAGTATTCCCCTGATATTCTGGAAGGAATGGAGCGTATGCCTTTGCTCTGTCTGGATAATCTGGATGCGGTTGCCGGAAGCAGAGTATGGGAAGAGTCACTTTTTAATCTTTTCAATCGCTGGAAGGAAACCAGCCGGGGATCGCTGATCATGTCTGCCAGTACGGCACCGCGCAAACTGGGGTTATGTTTGCCGGATTTGGCTTCCCGTCTCGACTGGGGCGTTTCGTTCCAACTGCATGAACTGGATGATGAAGGTAAGCTGGGGGCTCTGCAATTACGAGCAGCGTTACGCGGATTCAAGTTGCCGGTGGATGTTGGTCGTTTTCTGTTAAATCGTTTATCCCGTGATATGCGGATGCTGTTACAGACGTTAGATACGCTGGACAGTGCCTCTTTACATGCCCAGCGCAAACTGACGATTCCTTTTATCAAGGAAGTGCTGGAACTTTAA
- a CDS encoding M48 family metalloprotease, producing MFSSLSQANSQLPDIGTAGVSALSVEQEVLYGKAFMRFARASLPLIDDPVLDEYINDLGLSIVSQANNVRFPFTFFLVKDNAINAAAFLGGRIKVHSGLFLHAETESELAGVLAHEISHVTQRHIARYLEDQAKSTPLSIAGLVGSIALAMLNPTAGAAAINATMGLTLQNSINFTRDNEYEADRIGMALLANAGFEPGGMMTFFQKLAAENRYSSKLPEMLLTHPITENRIAEARNRAASYKTPHRDSSLDFYLAKARIQAMYTSQSTDSLLAYFEQNAKKSRLGSPAQLAAQYGKALALMKSNHSAEAGNILATLIKQQPDNLFFQDSLTDQEIDAQQYSAAISRLEQRNQNMQNNPVIIINLANVYLKANQPEASIRLLDQYTRNNPESSLAWQLLTEGYQQTANQTGFHQAQAEYLALRGDIAQATDHLHMARANTADGLSQARIDARIAELEKQKKVDDSLKR from the coding sequence ATGTTTTCTTCTCTGTCCCAGGCCAATTCTCAGCTACCTGACATTGGCACTGCCGGTGTTTCAGCTTTATCTGTTGAACAGGAAGTTTTGTATGGGAAAGCGTTTATGCGTTTTGCCAGAGCCAGCCTCCCCCTGATCGATGATCCTGTTCTTGACGAATACATCAATGATCTCGGACTCAGCATTGTCAGTCAGGCCAATAATGTCCGCTTTCCTTTTACTTTTTTCCTGGTGAAAGATAACGCCATTAATGCGGCAGCATTTCTCGGCGGCCGGATCAAAGTACACAGTGGTTTATTTTTACATGCAGAAACGGAAAGTGAACTGGCAGGCGTATTAGCCCATGAAATCAGCCATGTCACACAACGCCATATTGCCCGTTATCTGGAAGATCAGGCAAAAAGCACACCACTGTCTATCGCCGGTCTGGTAGGTTCAATTGCGCTGGCAATGTTAAACCCGACCGCAGGTGCCGCAGCAATCAATGCCACCATGGGCTTAACGCTCCAGAACTCGATTAACTTTACCCGCGACAACGAGTATGAAGCAGATCGGATTGGTATGGCATTACTTGCGAATGCCGGTTTTGAGCCTGGCGGAATGATGACATTTTTCCAGAAATTAGCTGCAGAAAACCGTTATTCCTCCAAATTGCCGGAAATGTTGCTGACTCACCCGATCACTGAAAACCGGATTGCTGAAGCCAGAAACCGGGCTGCTAGTTACAAAACACCGCACCGTGATTCCAGTCTGGATTTTTATCTGGCTAAGGCCCGGATCCAGGCGATGTATACCAGTCAAAGCACCGATAGTCTGCTTGCTTATTTTGAGCAAAACGCAAAAAAAAGCCGTCTGGGATCGCCTGCACAACTGGCAGCTCAATATGGCAAGGCACTGGCCTTAATGAAGTCGAACCATTCGGCAGAAGCAGGCAATATTCTGGCTACGTTAATCAAGCAGCAGCCGGATAATCTGTTTTTCCAGGATTCACTGACTGATCAGGAAATAGATGCTCAGCAATACAGCGCTGCTATTTCTCGCCTGGAACAACGCAACCAGAATATGCAGAATAATCCGGTCATTATCATCAATCTGGCCAATGTTTATCTGAAAGCAAACCAGCCTGAGGCATCTATCCGTCTGCTGGATCAGTATACCCGCAACAATCCCGAATCTTCGTTAGCATGGCAATTATTGACAGAAGGCTATCAGCAAACCGCCAATCAGACTGGTTTCCATCAGGCACAGGCCGAATATCTGGCCTTGCGGGGAGATATTGCTCAGGCGACCGATCATTTGCATATGGCCAGGGCTAACACTGCTGATGGACTAAGCCAGGCAAGAATTGATGCCCGGATAGCAGAACTGGAAAAACAGAAAAAGGTAGACGATAGCCTGAAACGTTAA
- a CDS encoding AI-2E family transporter translates to MLDVLLNWYRRRFSDPNAVTLFWLLVGGFTVIYFYGDILAPVLAALVIAYLLEWFVQRLMHIGLGRKAASTLVVLLFIGLMLLVGFGILPIVFRQGMTLVKEVPTMLANATEYLKKLPQLYPELVDSSLVDSLSSVIQDRLLTNSGVLVSFSFASLMNLAVVLVYMVLVPLLIFFMLKDKDSLLVMTKRFLPYNRELVIRVWLEMNEQIANYIRGKVIHILVVSAVNYAVFALMGINYALLLGISVGVSVLIPYIGAVAVTIPVIVVALFQWGVSPEFAYLMLAYTIVQTLDANILTPLLFSEAMNLHPIAIILAVLIFGGFWGFWGVFFAIPLATLVKAVVNSWPGSSRTDVPIGTY, encoded by the coding sequence ATGTTAGACGTATTATTAAACTGGTATCGGCGACGCTTTTCAGATCCGAATGCAGTGACATTATTCTGGTTATTAGTCGGTGGCTTTACGGTCATTTATTTTTACGGCGATATTCTGGCCCCGGTGCTGGCAGCGCTGGTCATTGCGTATTTACTGGAATGGTTTGTTCAACGACTGATGCATATTGGTTTGGGCCGGAAAGCGGCTTCTACGCTGGTTGTATTGCTATTTATCGGCCTGATGTTGCTGGTCGGTTTTGGTATTTTGCCAATCGTGTTCCGTCAGGGAATGACGCTGGTGAAAGAAGTACCGACCATGCTGGCTAATGCTACAGAGTATCTGAAAAAATTACCGCAATTGTATCCCGAACTTGTGGATTCTTCGCTGGTGGATAGCTTGTCCAGTGTGATTCAGGATCGATTGCTGACGAATAGCGGTGTTCTGGTTTCATTTTCTTTCGCTTCACTGATGAACCTTGCGGTGGTGCTGGTTTATATGGTTCTGGTGCCATTGCTGATTTTCTTTATGCTGAAGGATAAAGACAGCTTGCTGGTGATGACGAAACGTTTTCTGCCGTATAACCGCGAGTTAGTCATCAGAGTCTGGTTGGAAATGAATGAGCAGATCGCCAACTATATCCGGGGTAAGGTGATTCATATCCTGGTTGTTAGTGCAGTTAACTATGCTGTATTTGCTTTAATGGGAATTAACTACGCGCTGTTATTAGGGATATCGGTTGGCGTCTCGGTGTTAATACCCTATATCGGTGCTGTTGCTGTAACCATTCCTGTCATCGTTGTGGCATTGTTTCAGTGGGGTGTCTCGCCAGAGTTCGCATATTTGATGCTGGCTTACACTATTGTGCAAACGCTGGACGCGAATATTCTGACTCCACTACTTTTTTCTGAAGCGATGAATCTGCATCCCATCGCTATCATTCTGGCTGTATTGATATTCGGCGGTTTCTGGGGATTCTGGGGCGTGTTCTTTGCTATTCCACTGGCCACTTTGGTTAAGGCTGTGGTCAATTCCTGGCCGGGTAGCTCCCGTACTGACGTGCCGATAGGAACGTATTAA
- a CDS encoding tetratricopeptide repeat protein, which yields MIVTITPQNFHTELLEASRQKTIAVFFYADQLPECRPMGQQLEQLIGPANPAITLAKVDVADPQLQSLAVQLGLQALPAVVIFKNGQPADALMGPQEPAAVENLLIKYLPTEDETLFAEGQQLLQNGDAGAAYAVLQKAHQIAPQRYEIQVALADACVKSARLEDAQELLNAIPNVYQDSAYQQVKSALDLAQQASDSPEIRALESLLAAEPENKQLQQELAIQYSQAGRKQEALEMLFAILSKDLSFGEARKTYQDILATMGSDPLVSKYRKKLYTLLY from the coding sequence ATGATTGTCACCATCACACCACAAAATTTTCATACCGAGTTACTCGAAGCATCCCGGCAAAAAACCATAGCAGTCTTCTTTTATGCCGATCAATTACCGGAATGCCGGCCTATGGGACAACAACTGGAGCAATTGATCGGGCCAGCAAATCCAGCAATCACGCTGGCGAAAGTGGATGTGGCTGATCCCCAGTTACAATCACTGGCTGTTCAGCTTGGTCTGCAGGCTCTGCCTGCTGTGGTGATTTTCAAAAATGGCCAGCCAGCGGACGCATTAATGGGGCCACAAGAGCCGGCTGCTGTCGAAAACCTGCTGATAAAATATTTGCCAACAGAAGATGAGACTCTGTTTGCTGAAGGTCAGCAACTGCTGCAAAACGGTGATGCCGGTGCAGCTTATGCGGTATTACAGAAAGCACATCAGATAGCACCTCAACGTTATGAGATCCAGGTTGCACTGGCTGATGCCTGTGTAAAATCAGCTCGCCTGGAAGATGCGCAAGAATTACTCAATGCTATTCCTAATGTCTATCAGGATTCGGCTTACCAGCAGGTAAAATCTGCACTGGATCTGGCTCAGCAAGCATCCGACAGTCCTGAAATCCGTGCTCTGGAAAGCCTGCTGGCTGCAGAGCCGGAAAATAAACAATTACAGCAAGAGCTGGCTATTCAATACAGCCAGGCGGGTCGTAAACAGGAAGCGCTGGAGATGCTGTTCGCTATTCTGAGTAAAGATCTGAGCTTCGGTGAAGCCAGAAAAACCTATCAGGATATTCTGGCTACTATGGGCAGCGATCCACTGGTATCTAAATACCGGAAAAAACTCTATACCCTGCTTTACTGA
- a CDS encoding 4'-phosphopantetheinyl transferase family protein, with protein MLCNMNMPDMTFPASWLSEAESARLHAISRPEHAHFYLQSRGLLRTVLGHLTGQLPEKVTFAALPHGKPQLVGNNLQFNLSHNQHWLAIAIAKSPVGIDIEFSENTRQRAWLAVAGRFFTKEEFRYLGALPEEDLRAAFFRFWTQKEAILKAHGAGLNAGLHKLDLLSALHSLDQQIYYSEYSNPIPQLHCAISTQNVIKTPVAYYILNEQLEIQPLMPPYISHLCLKPNSL; from the coding sequence ATGCTCTGCAATATGAATATGCCGGATATGACTTTTCCGGCAAGCTGGCTGTCAGAGGCCGAATCAGCCCGGCTTCATGCTATTTCTCGTCCTGAACACGCACATTTCTATCTGCAAAGCCGGGGGCTGTTACGTACTGTTCTCGGTCACTTAACCGGTCAATTGCCTGAAAAAGTGACATTTGCTGCTCTGCCGCATGGGAAACCCCAGCTGGTTGGCAACAACTTGCAATTTAACCTCAGTCACAATCAGCACTGGCTTGCTATCGCCATCGCCAAGTCACCAGTCGGGATTGATATTGAATTCAGTGAAAATACCCGGCAAAGAGCATGGCTGGCTGTTGCCGGAAGATTCTTCACTAAAGAAGAATTCCGATATCTGGGTGCATTACCGGAAGAGGATCTCCGCGCTGCTTTTTTCCGTTTCTGGACACAAAAAGAGGCAATTCTGAAAGCACATGGGGCGGGCTTAAATGCCGGTTTACATAAACTTGACTTGCTGTCAGCGCTGCACTCACTGGATCAGCAAATTTATTACTCCGAATACAGCAATCCGATACCTCAATTACATTGCGCAATCAGCACACAAAATGTCATTAAAACCCCGGTGGCATACTATATTCTGAATGAGCAGCTTGAAATTCAGCCCCTGATGCCACCATATATATCTCACCTTTGTCTGAAGCCGAATTCATTATGA